A genome region from uncultured Roseibium sp. includes the following:
- a CDS encoding RidA family protein yields the protein MQFHMIANGPKPVAPFSHAVETDGFVFVTGQMPDTPDAPGVLPEGIEAQTRNVMENLRTVLTGLDLALEHVVMARVYLTRFQEDYDAMNETYRSFFAEGRLPARTCIGVTGLAYDALIEIDLVARRPEK from the coding sequence ATGCAGTTTCACATGATTGCGAACGGTCCGAAGCCGGTCGCGCCTTTCAGCCATGCGGTCGAAACCGACGGCTTCGTCTTCGTCACAGGCCAGATGCCGGATACGCCGGATGCGCCGGGCGTGCTGCCGGAGGGGATCGAAGCGCAGACGCGTAACGTGATGGAGAACCTGCGCACCGTTCTTACGGGCCTCGATCTCGCTCTGGAACATGTGGTGATGGCGCGGGTTTATCTGACCCGGTTCCAGGAAGACTACGACGCCATGAACGAAACCTATCGCAGCTTCTTCGCCGAAGGGCGCCTTCCGGCACGCACTTGCATCGGCGTCACCGGCCTTGCTTATGACGCGCTGATCGAGATCGATCTCGTCGCGCGTCGGCCGGAAAAATAG
- a CDS encoding acetamidase/formamidase family protein, which yields MNIRQFISEAYTEGTRHGAWLDLLAEIGLSSDQSGNGLDGYANAVLNGGGNGVQVARLTAESQTLSPHPLRGRLPLLLLVLNDAAVIETADAEISIPAGSLVALPPAGPWQLSCPNGVRMVALSVAEDFFNGRRTGFGGLAEPRVFAPAGLGAVICRTLEAAAEEMDHLPPGDWDAVEHSLAELYLTVLTQTGGHAGSDAPGLAAAALLHRITRTIEHRLADPELTAARVARLEGISERYLQKLFEGTGESFSLYLRERRLQSARATLMSPADVRVPVAEVAYDCGFNDAANFNRLFKERFGLSPGAFRKKHAEGLDAGSGVEQRGWPEQALTGKRLRSPRVIVEENGAGPGVVATDTWDDAADHHLPVDAAHVHWGYFSHKLRPVLEVNSGETVTVETLTQHASDDPELMIRGDAAAENVFDWTPDHKAVDRRGAGPMDASIFGRGAGEGFGVHICTGPIAIRGAEPGDVVEVRILDVSPRPSRSPGHEGHFFGSSAAAWWGYHYSELVEDPKPRENITLYEIFPDAAEPYATALYSYRWETQTDPFGTEHKTYDYPGVPVSKDRIDPVAQVLRGVKIPLRPHFGVIALAPREAALVDSVPPAYFGGNLDNWRLGRNSAIYLPVSVPGGLLSIGDPHAAQGDGELAGTAIECSMTGTFQLVLHKKGNLDGQFFADLTYPLIETPDEWVLTGFSHPNYLAEFGATGQSQVYAKSSLDLAMKDAFRKARRFLMATQNLSEDEAIALMSAAVDFGVTQVVDGNWGVHAIIRKSLFRDRNPNV from the coding sequence ATGAACATCAGGCAGTTTATCAGTGAGGCATATACCGAAGGGACCCGCCACGGGGCCTGGCTGGATCTGCTCGCTGAAATCGGCCTTAGTTCGGATCAATCGGGCAACGGGCTCGACGGCTATGCCAACGCGGTTTTGAACGGTGGTGGCAACGGGGTTCAGGTGGCGCGCCTGACGGCGGAATCGCAAACCCTTTCCCCGCATCCCCTGCGCGGCCGGCTTCCGCTGCTGCTGCTGGTCCTAAACGACGCGGCCGTCATTGAAACGGCCGATGCGGAAATCAGCATACCTGCTGGAAGCCTTGTCGCATTGCCGCCTGCAGGCCCGTGGCAGCTCTCCTGCCCCAATGGCGTCCGGATGGTGGCGCTGTCGGTGGCGGAGGATTTCTTCAACGGTCGGAGGACCGGCTTCGGCGGTCTTGCTGAGCCGCGTGTCTTTGCACCGGCCGGTCTTGGAGCCGTGATCTGTCGGACGCTGGAAGCCGCGGCGGAAGAAATGGATCATCTTCCTCCGGGCGACTGGGATGCGGTCGAACACTCTCTTGCCGAACTCTATCTGACGGTGCTGACGCAAACCGGCGGTCATGCCGGTTCTGACGCGCCGGGTCTTGCCGCCGCGGCCTTGCTTCATCGGATCACCCGCACGATCGAGCACCGGTTGGCCGATCCGGAATTGACCGCGGCCCGCGTGGCGCGGCTGGAAGGGATCTCAGAGCGTTATCTGCAAAAGCTGTTCGAAGGCACCGGCGAGAGTTTCAGCCTCTATCTCCGCGAGCGGCGGCTGCAAAGCGCGCGGGCCACGCTGATGTCACCCGCCGATGTCCGCGTACCCGTCGCCGAGGTCGCCTATGATTGCGGCTTCAACGATGCCGCCAATTTCAATCGCCTGTTCAAGGAACGCTTCGGCCTGTCTCCGGGCGCGTTCCGGAAAAAGCATGCGGAAGGGCTCGACGCCGGTTCGGGTGTGGAACAGCGGGGCTGGCCGGAACAGGCACTGACCGGCAAGCGACTGCGTTCTCCCCGGGTGATCGTCGAGGAAAACGGTGCCGGGCCGGGAGTCGTTGCGACAGACACCTGGGACGATGCCGCCGATCATCATCTTCCGGTCGATGCCGCGCACGTTCACTGGGGCTATTTCAGTCACAAGCTGCGCCCGGTGCTGGAAGTGAACTCGGGCGAAACGGTCACGGTCGAGACCCTGACACAGCACGCTTCCGACGATCCGGAGCTGATGATCCGGGGCGATGCCGCGGCTGAAAACGTCTTCGACTGGACGCCGGACCACAAGGCGGTCGACCGGCGCGGCGCGGGGCCGATGGATGCGTCCATCTTCGGCCGAGGCGCGGGCGAGGGCTTCGGCGTTCATATCTGTACCGGCCCGATCGCGATCCGGGGAGCCGAACCGGGGGACGTGGTCGAGGTCCGTATCCTCGATGTAAGCCCGCGCCCGAGCCGGAGCCCCGGCCATGAAGGACACTTCTTCGGCAGCAGCGCGGCCGCGTGGTGGGGCTACCACTACAGCGAACTGGTCGAGGACCCGAAACCGCGGGAAAACATCACGCTTTACGAGATCTTCCCCGACGCCGCCGAGCCCTATGCCACGGCGCTCTATTCCTACCGCTGGGAGACACAGACCGATCCGTTCGGCACGGAGCATAAAACCTACGACTATCCCGGCGTACCCGTCTCGAAAGACCGGATCGATCCGGTCGCACAGGTCCTGCGGGGCGTGAAAATTCCGCTTCGTCCGCATTTCGGCGTGATCGCGCTTGCCCCGCGCGAGGCGGCGCTGGTCGATTCGGTGCCGCCCGCCTATTTCGGCGGAAACCTGGACAACTGGCGGTTGGGCAGGAATTCGGCCATCTATCTTCCTGTTTCCGTGCCCGGCGGACTGCTCTCCATCGGCGACCCCCATGCGGCGCAGGGGGACGGCGAACTTGCCGGAACGGCGATCGAATGCTCCATGACCGGCACTTTCCAGCTCGTCCTGCACAAGAAGGGGAACCTGGATGGACAATTCTTTGCCGATCTCACCTATCCGCTGATCGAAACCCCGGACGAATGGGTGCTGACAGGATTCAGCCATCCCAATTATCTCGCCGAATTCGGCGCGACGGGCCAGAGCCAGGTTTATGCCAAATCCTCGCTCGATCTGGCGATGAAAGATGCCTTCCGCAAGGCGCGCCGGTTCCTGATGGCAACCCAGAACCTCAGCGAGGACGAAGCGATCGCGCTTATGTCGGCAGCGGTCGATTTCGGCGTGACCCAGGTCGTCGACGGCAACTGGGGCGTCCACGCGATCATCAGGAAATCCCTGTTCAGGGACCGCAATCCGAACGTCTGA
- a CDS encoding carboxyl transferase domain-containing protein → MAEIDALVSTLRETLKSASEGGGEKFRTRHAERGKLFVRDRIDLILDAETAFLELSPLAAHDLYGGEVPGAGIVTGIGMIHDRPCMIIANDATVKGGSFFAETVRKHSRAQEIAREHRLPCLYLVDCGGAFLPEQDRVFPDRDHFGGAFWRQCQMSAEGIPQISVVFGGCTAGGAYIPALSDQVIMVRGTGRIHLGGPPIVKAAINEVVDGETLGGADMQTTVSGVSDHIAPDEITALQKLREIVANLGDGRRITPPLSASVPPKAIHGTPQDHAPVDLKRPTDMRALILSMVDGSELSEFKSDYGSTLITGFARIHGYPVGILANDGALFSESSVKGAHFIELCDQRQIPLIFLQNITGFMVGTEAERGGIAKHSAKLVYAVANARVPKYTIIVGGSYGAGNYGMCGRGFRPRFLFSWPNARIATMSPDVASTVVTDLRRASLKGSASDQDIAQLDAKTRAQFEEQSDPYYATARLWDDGIIEPNQTRDVLGLCISLAAGEDRDTGSRPVYRM, encoded by the coding sequence ATGGCTGAGATTGACGCATTGGTTTCAACGCTGCGCGAAACGCTCAAAAGTGCGTCCGAGGGCGGCGGCGAGAAATTCCGCACCCGCCATGCGGAACGCGGCAAGCTGTTCGTGCGCGACCGGATCGACCTCATCCTCGACGCCGAAACCGCTTTCCTGGAACTGTCCCCTCTTGCGGCCCACGACCTTTACGGCGGCGAGGTGCCAGGAGCCGGCATCGTCACCGGGATCGGCATGATCCATGACCGACCCTGCATGATCATCGCCAATGACGCGACGGTCAAAGGCGGCTCCTTCTTCGCCGAAACGGTGCGCAAGCATTCCCGCGCCCAGGAAATCGCCCGGGAACACCGCCTGCCCTGCCTCTATCTCGTCGACTGCGGCGGAGCATTCCTCCCCGAGCAGGACCGGGTCTTTCCCGACAGGGACCATTTCGGCGGCGCCTTCTGGCGCCAGTGTCAGATGTCCGCGGAAGGCATCCCGCAAATATCCGTCGTCTTCGGCGGCTGCACGGCAGGAGGGGCCTATATCCCGGCCCTCAGCGACCAGGTGATCATGGTGCGCGGCACGGGCCGCATCCATCTGGGCGGCCCGCCCATCGTCAAGGCCGCCATCAATGAGGTCGTCGATGGCGAAACGCTTGGCGGCGCCGACATGCAGACGACCGTCTCCGGCGTCAGCGACCATATCGCCCCGGACGAGATCACGGCGCTTCAGAAGCTGCGTGAGATCGTCGCCAATCTGGGGGACGGCCGCCGGATCACCCCGCCGTTAAGTGCCTCTGTCCCGCCAAAAGCCATTCACGGCACGCCCCAGGATCACGCTCCGGTCGATCTCAAGCGGCCGACGGACATGCGCGCCCTGATCCTTTCCATGGTCGACGGCTCGGAGCTTTCGGAATTCAAGTCCGACTACGGTTCCACGCTGATCACCGGGTTTGCCCGCATCCATGGGTACCCGGTCGGGATCCTCGCCAATGACGGCGCGCTGTTTTCCGAAAGTTCGGTCAAGGGCGCCCATTTCATCGAACTCTGCGACCAGCGCCAGATCCCGCTGATCTTCCTGCAGAACATCACCGGCTTCATGGTCGGCACCGAGGCCGAGCGCGGCGGGATCGCCAAGCATTCCGCCAAGCTCGTCTATGCGGTCGCCAACGCGCGCGTGCCGAAATACACGATCATCGTCGGCGGCTCCTACGGGGCAGGCAACTACGGCATGTGCGGCCGGGGCTTCCGTCCGCGCTTCCTGTTCTCCTGGCCCAACGCCCGCATTGCCACCATGAGCCCGGACGTCGCCTCGACCGTCGTCACAGACTTGCGCCGCGCCAGCCTAAAGGGCTCCGCCTCGGACCAGGACATTGCCCAACTCGATGCGAAGACCCGCGCGCAGTTCGAGGAGCAGTCCGATCCCTATTACGCGACGGCTCGGCTGTGGGACGACGGCATCATCGAGCCGAACCAGACCCGCGACGTGCTCGGCCTCTGCATTTCCCTTGCCGCCGGCGAGGACCGCGACACCGGTTCGCGCCCGGTCTACAGAATGTGA
- a CDS encoding TetR/AcrR family transcriptional regulator translates to MSKSGSARKTEQKPKAAVSRQEILMVAARMMRERGYAEMSLRDLAAEVGMKAGSLYYHFASKEVLATEVMRLGVEIVSDAVTDGLKQTGDLSPKERLVRGLQIHLETLLSASDFSSAHIRCYPFVPDTVQAELKGVRRDYDRVWNGIIRAYLGEDADDRQVRYLRYALVGALNWSLEWFDPKRDSVSDYIVSVARLLPDIEPS, encoded by the coding sequence TTGAGTAAATCCGGGAGCGCCCGAAAGACGGAACAGAAGCCCAAGGCCGCCGTTTCCCGTCAGGAAATCCTCATGGTCGCCGCGCGGATGATGCGCGAGCGCGGTTATGCGGAGATGTCCTTGCGGGACCTGGCGGCGGAAGTCGGCATGAAGGCCGGAAGCCTCTATTATCATTTCGCCTCTAAGGAAGTTCTGGCAACCGAGGTGATGCGGCTCGGGGTCGAGATCGTCTCGGATGCGGTCACGGACGGCCTGAAACAGACAGGCGACTTGTCGCCGAAGGAGCGATTGGTCAGGGGGCTGCAGATCCATTTGGAAACCTTGCTGTCCGCCAGCGACTTCTCTTCCGCCCATATCCGCTGCTATCCCTTTGTGCCGGATACCGTTCAAGCGGAACTCAAAGGCGTTCGCCGGGATTACGACAGGGTCTGGAACGGCATCATTCGCGCCTATCTGGGCGAGGACGCGGACGACCGCCAAGTGCGCTATCTGCGTTATGCGCTGGTCGGCGCGCTGAATTGGTCGCTTGAGTGGTTCGACCCCAAGCGGGACAGCGTTTCCGACTACATCGTTTCCGTCGCCCGCCTGCTTCCCGACATCGAGCCTTCGTGA
- a CDS encoding NAD(P)-dependent alcohol dehydrogenase, which translates to MRYWSFRDGFGLENLVLCEGETPRPGPDEVLLELSTASLNYRDLVVMRGQHGKAVTTPLIPLSDGVGKIIETGSAVRDFSVGDRVSPAFFQHWDGGAPPQNLESGRLGGPLDGVLTSHGIFPARALVRVPDYLTDAEAATLPCAGVTAWSALSEPAPVRPGETVLILGTGGVALLAISLAKAAGARVVVTTSSAERAAHVRKLGADLAIDRNEVPNWSKTVREFTGGAGCDRVVELGGAATLMESVKASKIGGTIILVGNVTGNSAELFLPLVLTRRLTLQSVSVGSRQALVALNRAMDLHQIRPVVETVFPFDKAPDAFRALESGGGFGNVCISCVQETGH; encoded by the coding sequence ATGCGGTACTGGTCGTTCAGGGATGGTTTCGGGCTGGAAAACCTGGTGCTTTGCGAGGGCGAGACACCGCGGCCAGGGCCGGATGAGGTTCTGTTGGAACTAAGCACGGCTTCCCTGAATTACCGTGATCTTGTCGTCATGCGCGGGCAACATGGCAAGGCCGTAACGACGCCGCTTATTCCGCTGTCGGACGGTGTTGGCAAGATCATCGAAACCGGCTCTGCGGTCCGGGATTTCTCCGTAGGTGATCGCGTCTCGCCTGCCTTCTTCCAGCATTGGGATGGCGGTGCGCCGCCTCAGAACCTGGAAAGCGGACGTCTCGGTGGGCCATTGGATGGTGTGCTCACCTCTCACGGGATTTTTCCTGCGAGGGCGCTCGTGCGCGTACCCGATTATCTGACGGATGCGGAAGCGGCGACCTTGCCATGTGCCGGTGTCACCGCCTGGAGCGCGCTCAGCGAGCCCGCCCCTGTGCGTCCGGGAGAAACCGTTCTGATTCTGGGGACCGGAGGTGTCGCCCTCCTCGCGATTTCCCTTGCCAAGGCAGCCGGCGCGCGGGTGGTCGTGACAACCTCTTCGGCGGAAAGGGCGGCCCATGTCCGAAAGCTTGGTGCGGATCTGGCGATCGATCGCAACGAGGTCCCCAACTGGTCGAAAACGGTACGGGAATTTACCGGTGGCGCTGGTTGCGACCGCGTCGTGGAACTCGGTGGAGCGGCCACGCTCATGGAGTCGGTCAAGGCGTCGAAAATCGGTGGGACCATCATTCTGGTCGGCAACGTGACCGGGAATAGCGCAGAACTGTTTCTGCCGCTGGTGCTGACACGCCGGCTGACGCTGCAATCGGTTTCGGTCGGGTCCCGCCAGGCCTTGGTGGCGCTTAATCGGGCCATGGATCTTCATCAGATCAGGCCTGTGGTGGAGACCGTTTTCCCCTTCGACAAGGCACCGGACGCCTTTCGGGCGCTCGAAAGCGGCGGCGGTTTCGGCAATGTCTGTATTTCCTGTGTGCAGGAGACCGGCCATTGA
- a CDS encoding acyl-CoA dehydrogenase family protein, giving the protein MASSGFDATTSSNFFFSEEHHLLRAQVRRFVEEEIKPHAAAWEEEGATPRDVLRRMGELGFFGIRYPEEYGGSAMDELATVVLAEELGRSTYAGVAITVLVHTDMASVHIFNAGNDAQKAKYLPKVVSGEIITAVGVTEPDAGSDVKGIRTTARWDGSHYVLNGSKMFITNGVLGDVYCVAAKTDSSGPASQSVTMFIVEKGTPGFSVSRSLDKHGWRSSDTAELSFADVRLPAEAVLGQEGRGFYEIMKNFQNERLVLGAMSMGEAQAAIELTVDYVRERKAFGAPLWDKQVIRQRLAELTTKVEMGRQMIYATAARVAAGEQLVREVSMIKAYCGELVNEVMYACVQFHGGMGFMSESTIERMSRDARVQAIGGGATEVMLEEVAKRM; this is encoded by the coding sequence ATGGCAAGTTCGGGATTTGACGCGACCACGTCGAGCAACTTCTTTTTCAGCGAGGAGCATCACTTGCTGCGGGCCCAGGTCCGCCGGTTCGTCGAAGAGGAGATCAAGCCCCACGCCGCTGCCTGGGAGGAAGAAGGAGCAACCCCGCGCGATGTGCTGCGCAGGATGGGAGAACTCGGCTTCTTCGGCATTCGCTATCCGGAGGAATACGGCGGTTCGGCCATGGACGAACTGGCAACCGTGGTCCTGGCGGAGGAACTGGGGCGATCCACCTATGCCGGGGTCGCGATCACCGTGCTGGTGCATACCGACATGGCCTCGGTTCATATTTTCAACGCCGGCAACGACGCTCAGAAGGCGAAATATCTGCCGAAGGTGGTTTCCGGTGAGATCATCACGGCCGTTGGCGTGACCGAGCCGGATGCCGGGTCCGACGTGAAAGGCATCCGCACCACGGCGCGGTGGGATGGCAGTCACTACGTGCTGAACGGCTCCAAGATGTTCATCACCAACGGTGTGTTGGGCGACGTCTATTGCGTGGCGGCCAAGACCGACAGCTCCGGTCCCGCAAGCCAGTCGGTGACCATGTTCATTGTCGAGAAGGGGACGCCCGGGTTTTCCGTGTCGCGGTCGCTGGACAAGCATGGCTGGCGCAGTTCCGATACGGCAGAGCTCTCCTTCGCCGATGTGCGCCTGCCGGCCGAGGCAGTCCTGGGGCAAGAGGGTCGCGGTTTTTACGAGATCATGAAGAATTTCCAGAACGAGCGGCTGGTTCTCGGGGCCATGTCCATGGGTGAGGCCCAGGCCGCCATCGAGTTGACGGTTGATTACGTGCGCGAGCGGAAGGCGTTCGGCGCGCCGCTTTGGGACAAGCAGGTGATCCGGCAGCGGCTTGCGGAGCTGACGACGAAGGTCGAGATGGGCCGGCAGATGATCTATGCGACCGCGGCGCGGGTCGCGGCTGGCGAACAGCTCGTGCGTGAGGTATCGATGATCAAGGCCTACTGCGGCGAGCTGGTGAACGAGGTGATGTACGCCTGTGTCCAGTTCCACGGCGGGATGGGCTTCATGAGTGAAAGCACGATCGAACGCATGTCGCGCGATGCGCGGGTGCAGGCGATCGGAGGTGGTGCGACGGAAGTCATGCTGGAAGAAGTCGCCAAGCGGATGTGA
- a CDS encoding amino acid ABC transporter permease/ATP-binding protein, whose protein sequence is MDLFLHYLTQPYLVTGIVYTLLITGLGLAGASVMGIVLAGMQLSRFRALAITARIYAIIFRGTPLILQMIFCYNALPMIGIKLTAVEAASLALALNEAPFIAEIIRANIISVDKGQISAGQALGMTPLVTMIRIVVPQAFRSMVPALGNEAVSALKNSSLASVVSVQELTLRSTQLASANFDFFSIFFASGLMYLVLTGGIASIQIVVEIMLDLDHPNPKARFARLLPWYREPSVAEAEGEPAAEEIVPTPLPAPSAKASHPVDRHKRAQAIAGSRPAIEIGSLNKSYEGRTVLAGLDLTVHIGEVVALLGPSGSGKSTLLRCINHLESWDSGTIRVTDRQLGIDSNGKRLAPRAIAEARTAVGVGMVFQNFNLFAHLTARENIAGPLRWVQHLSKFDADRRAMELLDRVGLSHRADALPRHMSGGQQQRVAIARALAPNPAVLLLDEPTSALDPELVSEVLEVIRRLAVEDGLTMVISTHQISFAREVADRAVFLADGAVVEQGPAEEVLTKPKNPRTAQFLQIISEDAALTA, encoded by the coding sequence ATGGACCTCTTCCTCCACTATCTCACCCAGCCCTATCTGGTCACCGGAATCGTCTATACGCTACTGATCACCGGCCTGGGCCTTGCCGGTGCCAGTGTCATGGGGATTGTGCTGGCTGGCATGCAGCTCAGCCGGTTTCGTGCTCTGGCGATCACCGCGCGCATCTACGCGATCATCTTCCGCGGCACCCCGCTCATCCTGCAGATGATCTTCTGCTACAACGCCCTGCCGATGATCGGCATCAAGCTGACGGCGGTCGAGGCGGCCAGTCTCGCGCTGGCGCTGAACGAAGCGCCCTTTATCGCTGAAATCATCCGCGCCAACATTATCAGTGTCGACAAAGGCCAGATCAGCGCCGGACAGGCACTTGGCATGACGCCGCTTGTGACCATGATCCGCATCGTGGTGCCCCAGGCGTTCCGGTCCATGGTTCCCGCCCTTGGCAACGAGGCCGTGAGCGCGCTCAAGAACTCGTCGCTCGCCTCTGTCGTGTCGGTCCAGGAACTGACCCTGCGCAGCACGCAGCTCGCCTCGGCCAACTTCGACTTCTTCTCGATCTTCTTCGCATCTGGCCTGATGTATCTGGTTCTGACGGGAGGCATCGCGTCCATTCAGATCGTCGTCGAAATCATGCTCGATCTCGATCATCCGAACCCCAAGGCCCGGTTCGCCCGGCTCCTGCCCTGGTACCGGGAACCTTCGGTTGCCGAAGCGGAAGGCGAACCGGCTGCCGAGGAAATCGTTCCCACGCCGCTTCCGGCCCCATCGGCCAAGGCGAGCCATCCGGTCGACCGTCACAAGCGCGCTCAGGCAATTGCGGGGAGCCGGCCGGCAATCGAGATCGGCTCCCTGAACAAGAGCTACGAAGGCCGGACCGTTCTGGCCGGGCTCGATCTGACAGTCCACATCGGCGAGGTGGTCGCGCTTCTGGGGCCGAGCGGTTCCGGCAAGAGCACTCTCCTGCGTTGTATCAACCACCTGGAATCCTGGGACAGCGGCACGATCAGGGTCACCGACCGGCAGCTCGGCATCGACAGCAACGGAAAAAGGTTGGCGCCGCGGGCGATCGCCGAAGCGCGTACCGCCGTCGGGGTCGGCATGGTGTTTCAGAACTTCAACCTCTTCGCCCATCTGACCGCGCGGGAAAACATCGCCGGCCCGCTACGGTGGGTGCAGCATCTGTCCAAGTTCGACGCCGATCGAAGGGCAATGGAACTGCTGGACCGGGTGGGCCTGAGCCACCGGGCCGACGCCCTGCCGCGGCACATGTCCGGCGGTCAGCAGCAGCGGGTCGCGATCGCCCGGGCCCTGGCGCCCAATCCGGCGGTGCTGCTGCTTGACGAGCCGACCTCCGCACTCGATCCCGAACTGGTCAGCGAGGTGCTGGAAGTGATCCGCCGGCTGGCTGTGGAAGACGGTCTGACCATGGTGATTTCCACCCACCAGATCAGCTTCGCCCGGGAAGTGGCCGACCGCGCGGTCTTCCTTGCCGACGGGGCCGTCGTCGAGCAAGGCCCGGCGGAGGAGGTGCTGACGAAGCCGAAGAACCCGCGTACCGCGCAGTTCCTGCAAATCATTTCCGAAGATGCCGCTCTGACGGCGTAG
- a CDS encoding ABC transporter substrate-binding protein yields MVASTVLSTGTAQAAPAGCADLQAKYPDLKGKTLVNAVNPHTPGYEALDPEDPTKYVGFDIDLGEAIGECLGFSLTYKPVTFAALLTTLQAGQADIVISDIYATVERAKAADFVTYLKVFDGVLVAKGNPKGITGINLSMCGTVAAENTGYVEVPLIQALEAECKAAGKPAPEIQLYDNNANCIQAILSGRADTYINDANTVDGAVEAYPDQLAKATAVTLPYSVGIAVPRNNVEFRDAVVAALTLIQDSGMQLEMMKKWNLPEDQIEAPKLVLAE; encoded by the coding sequence ATGGTCGCATCCACGGTCCTTTCCACCGGAACCGCCCAGGCTGCGCCGGCCGGCTGTGCGGACCTGCAGGCGAAATATCCGGATCTCAAGGGCAAGACCCTGGTCAATGCTGTGAACCCGCATACGCCGGGTTACGAGGCCCTCGACCCGGAAGATCCGACCAAATACGTCGGTTTCGATATCGATCTGGGCGAGGCGATCGGCGAGTGTCTCGGCTTCAGTCTGACCTACAAGCCGGTGACCTTCGCGGCCCTGCTGACCACCCTCCAGGCCGGTCAGGCCGACATCGTGATTTCCGATATCTACGCCACGGTCGAACGCGCCAAGGCAGCCGACTTCGTCACCTATCTGAAGGTGTTCGACGGCGTGCTCGTCGCCAAGGGCAATCCGAAAGGGATTACCGGCATCAACCTGTCCATGTGCGGCACGGTGGCAGCCGAAAACACCGGCTACGTGGAGGTTCCGCTCATTCAGGCGCTGGAAGCCGAATGCAAGGCCGCGGGCAAGCCGGCGCCTGAAATCCAGCTCTACGACAACAACGCCAACTGCATCCAGGCGATCCTCTCCGGCCGTGCCGACACCTACATCAACGACGCGAACACCGTCGATGGTGCGGTCGAGGCCTATCCGGATCAGCTTGCCAAGGCGACCGCGGTCACCCTGCCGTATTCGGTCGGTATCGCCGTCCCCCGGAACAATGTCGAGTTCCGCGATGCGGTCGTTGCGGCCCTGACCCTGATCCAGGATTCCGGCATGCAGCTGGAAATGATGAAGAAGTGGAACCTGCCGGAAGACCAGATCGAAGCACCGAAGCTGGTTCTGGCCGAGTAA
- a CDS encoding acetamidase/formamidase family protein — protein sequence MKHHTLTVSPATVHWGYFSKKVEPSLVVKSGDRATIETLTHHANDDYERMIKGDPAAEAIYHWTREEKTMARRGSGPTEGPFERGSGEGVGVHLMTGPVAVEGAEPGDVLEVRILDVRPRPSGNACFCGRCFGSNAAANWGFQYHDLIEEPKPREVVTIFELDTTGEPFAKAVYNYVWMPQTDPDGIVHPTIDYPGVRVDHSLIRKRENILANVRVPARLHFGTMGLAPSEADFVSSIPPSYTGGNIDDWRIGKGARMYYPVAVDGAYFSVGDPHAAQGDSELGGTAIETSLTGDFEFILHKKNDLGGTVLEGLEHPMLETDDQWSVYGFTFSNYLAELGANAQTEVAQHSSVDRAMRDAFRKLRRFLMTVHNLSEDEAIALMSVAADFGVTQVVDANWGVHGSIRKNVFRCD from the coding sequence ATGAAACATCACACTCTGACCGTCTCCCCCGCGACCGTGCATTGGGGCTATTTCAGCAAGAAGGTCGAGCCTTCGCTGGTGGTCAAGTCGGGCGATCGGGCAACGATCGAGACCCTGACCCATCACGCAAACGACGACTACGAGCGGATGATCAAGGGCGATCCGGCGGCGGAAGCGATCTATCACTGGACCAGGGAAGAAAAGACCATGGCGCGGCGTGGTTCCGGTCCGACAGAGGGCCCCTTCGAGCGCGGTTCGGGCGAAGGCGTTGGCGTTCACCTGATGACCGGCCCGGTGGCCGTCGAAGGGGCCGAGCCCGGCGATGTGCTCGAGGTCCGTATCCTCGACGTCCGCCCGCGTCCGAGCGGAAACGCCTGTTTCTGCGGCCGCTGCTTCGGGTCCAACGCGGCCGCCAACTGGGGCTTCCAGTATCACGATCTGATCGAGGAGCCGAAGCCACGAGAGGTGGTCACGATCTTCGAACTCGACACGACCGGCGAGCCGTTTGCCAAGGCCGTCTACAACTATGTCTGGATGCCGCAGACCGACCCGGACGGCATCGTTCACCCGACCATCGACTATCCCGGCGTTCGCGTGGATCATTCACTGATCAGGAAGCGGGAAAACATCCTTGCCAACGTGCGCGTTCCCGCGCGGCTGCATTTCGGCACGATGGGCCTTGCTCCTTCGGAAGCGGATTTCGTCAGTTCCATCCCGCCGTCCTATACCGGTGGCAATATCGACGACTGGCGCATCGGCAAGGGCGCGCGCATGTATTATCCCGTTGCCGTCGACGGCGCCTATTTCTCCGTCGGCGATCCCCATGCCGCTCAGGGCGACAGCGAACTCGGCGGCACGGCCATTGAAACCTCTCTCACTGGCGACTTCGAATTCATCCTGCACAAGAAGAACGATCTCGGCGGAACCGTTCTGGAAGGGCTGGAGCATCCGATGCTGGAGACGGACGACCAATGGTCTGTCTACGGCTTCACCTTCTCCAATTACCTGGCCGAGCTCGGCGCGAATGCCCAAACGGAAGTGGCCCAGCATTCCAGCGTGGACCGGGCCATGCGGGACGCCTTCCGCAAGCTCCGGCGGTTCCTGATGACGGTTCACAATTTGAGTGAGGATGAGGCGATTGCGCTGATGTCGGTCGCCGCCGACTTCGGCGTCACCCAGGTGGTTGACGCCAACTGGGGTGTGCACGGGTCCATCCGCAAGAACGTGTTCCGATGCGACTGA